The following are encoded in a window of Chloroflexota bacterium genomic DNA:
- the fmt gene encoding methionyl-tRNA formyltransferase: MRIVFLGTPHYAVPVLSTLFDARYEVAAVVTQPDRPAGRGRALASPPVAVWAREHGVPVLQPPSLRPPEVAEQIAALAPDAMVVASYGRILPPPLLALAPMGCLNVHPSLLPRHRGPSPVAEAILEGESVTGVTVMLIDEGMDTGPIVAQEEVAIGPDDTAGALTASLFARGGELMARTLREWSEGRIEAIPQSETQATYSRKLEKADGELDFTRTAAQLHNQVRAMHPWPGACTTFKGATLKVIRSTRQPSTGAADPPGTVIVLHGAPAPIGVVTRDGVLGLLELQLEGRRAANTDAFLRGHPDLLGTRLPC; this comes from the coding sequence CCTGTTTGACGCCCGTTATGAGGTCGCGGCGGTGGTGACTCAACCTGACCGCCCCGCCGGCCGCGGCCGAGCCCTCGCATCGCCCCCCGTCGCCGTCTGGGCCCGCGAGCACGGCGTCCCCGTCCTCCAGCCCCCGTCGCTGCGCCCGCCGGAGGTCGCCGAGCAGATCGCGGCCCTCGCCCCTGACGCCATGGTGGTCGCGTCCTACGGGCGCATCCTGCCGCCCCCGCTCCTGGCGCTGGCGCCCATGGGCTGCCTGAACGTGCACCCGTCGCTGCTCCCCCGCCACCGCGGCCCCTCGCCCGTCGCCGAGGCCATCCTGGAGGGCGAGTCCGTCACTGGTGTCACGGTCATGTTGATCGACGAGGGGATGGACACGGGCCCGATCGTCGCGCAGGAGGAGGTCGCCATTGGCCCCGACGACACCGCGGGCGCCCTCACGGCGAGCCTCTTCGCCCGCGGAGGCGAGCTCATGGCCCGCACCCTCCGCGAGTGGTCGGAAGGCCGCATCGAGGCCATCCCCCAGAGCGAGACACAAGCCACCTACAGCCGCAAACTGGAGAAAGCCGACGGCGAACTCGACTTCACGCGCACGGCCGCGCAACTCCACAACCAGGTCCGCGCTATGCACCCTTGGCCCGGTGCCTGCACAACGTTCAAGGGCGCGACACTCAAGGTGATTCGCTCGACGCGGCAGCCGTCAACGGGCGCAGCCGACCCGCCCGGCACGGTCATCGTGCTCCACGGTGCCCCAGCCCCTATCGGCGTTGTCACCCGCGATGGCGTGCTTGGCCTGCTAGAACTCCAACTCGAGGGCCGCCGCGCCGCCAACACAGACGCCTTCCTCCGTGGCCACCCGGACCTCCTCGGCACACGCCTGCCGTGCTAG
- a CDS encoding methylated-DNA--[protein]-cysteine S-methyltransferase, whose amino-acid sequence MTTKEETLYYHRYESPLGVYMLVSSDEGLACVKPEEQSFPDLDKWEREGARYEEGGAYNAQAASQLDAYFAGDLRDFDVPLDMRGTPFQRRVWEELRNIPYGETWSYGQVAAAIGRPSASRAVGSANGSNPVSIIVPCHRVIGSSGKLVGYGGGLHRKDALLALETGAQRLL is encoded by the coding sequence GTGACGACCAAGGAAGAGACACTGTACTACCACCGCTACGAGAGCCCGCTGGGAGTTTACATGCTAGTGAGCTCCGACGAAGGTCTGGCGTGCGTTAAGCCCGAGGAGCAGTCCTTTCCCGACCTGGACAAGTGGGAGCGGGAGGGCGCCCGGTACGAGGAGGGCGGCGCGTACAACGCGCAGGCGGCCTCGCAACTTGACGCCTACTTCGCGGGGGATCTGCGCGACTTCGATGTCCCGCTGGACATGCGAGGGACGCCGTTCCAGCGCCGCGTGTGGGAGGAGCTGCGCAACATCCCCTACGGCGAGACGTGGTCGTACGGCCAAGTGGCGGCGGCAATCGGGAGGCCCTCGGCGAGCCGGGCGGTGGGGAGCGCGAACGGGAGCAACCCCGTGTCGATCATCGTGCCGTGCCACCGGGTCATCGGGTCGAGCGGCAAGCTCGTCGGGTACGGCGGCGGGCTGCACCGCAAGGACGCGCTGCTGGCGCTGGAGACGGGAGCGCAGCGGCTGTTGTAG
- a CDS encoding fructose-bisphosphate aldolase class I, with translation MDIAKLAATAKALVAPGKGILAADESSGTIKRRFDSINVESTEENRRDYREMLFRTIGVDAYISGVILYDETIRQPGADGTPLVQVLSSRGIIPGIKVDKGTQPLSFSPGELVTEGLDGLAPRLAEYRELGARFAKWRAVINVGPGIPTARCIEVNAHALARYAALSQDAGLVPIVEPEVLMDGDHDIDACYDATKSTLLETFAQLHRQGVELEGMLLKPNMVLSGASAPNRAPAEAVAEYTVDCFKRSIPAMMPGIVFLSGGQSDDEATVNLNAINVHAARVGAPWTISYSFGRGLQSAPMKAWAGQAANVSAAQAAFHHRAQLTSAAQQGKYSAAMEGAAAAV, from the coding sequence ATGGACATCGCCAAGCTCGCCGCCACCGCCAAGGCCCTCGTCGCGCCCGGCAAAGGCATCCTGGCCGCTGACGAAAGCTCCGGCACCATCAAGCGCCGCTTTGACTCCATCAACGTCGAGAGCACCGAAGAGAACCGCCGCGACTACCGCGAGATGCTCTTCCGCACCATAGGCGTCGACGCCTACATCAGCGGTGTCATCCTCTACGACGAGACCATTCGACAGCCCGGCGCCGACGGCACTCCGCTGGTGCAGGTCCTCTCCAGCCGTGGGATCATCCCCGGCATCAAGGTCGACAAGGGCACCCAGCCCCTGTCATTCTCCCCCGGTGAGCTTGTCACCGAGGGCCTTGACGGCCTTGCCCCGCGCCTGGCCGAGTACCGTGAACTGGGCGCCCGCTTCGCCAAGTGGCGCGCCGTCATCAACGTCGGCCCCGGCATCCCGACGGCCCGCTGCATCGAGGTCAACGCCCACGCGCTCGCTCGCTACGCCGCCCTCAGCCAGGACGCCGGCCTCGTCCCCATCGTGGAACCTGAGGTCCTCATGGACGGCGATCACGACATCGACGCCTGCTACGACGCCACCAAGTCCACCCTGCTGGAGACCTTCGCCCAGCTCCACCGGCAGGGCGTCGAGTTGGAGGGCATGCTCCTCAAGCCCAATATGGTCCTCTCCGGCGCCTCCGCCCCCAACCGCGCCCCGGCCGAGGCCGTCGCCGAGTACACCGTCGACTGCTTCAAGCGCTCCATCCCCGCGATGATGCCCGGCATCGTCTTCCTCTCTGGCGGCCAGAGCGACGATGAGGCGACGGTGAACCTGAACGCCATCAACGTCCACGCCGCCAGGGTCGGCGCGCCGTGGACCATCAGCTACTCCTTCGGCCGAGGCTTGCAGAGCGCGCCGATGAAGGCGTGGGCCGGCCAGGCCGCCAACGTCTCCGCCGCGCAGGCCGCCTTCCACCACCGGGCCCAGCTAACCAGTGCGGCCCAGCAGGGCAAGTATTCCGCCGCCATGGAAGGGGCCGCCGCTGCCGTGTAG
- the glpX gene encoding class II fructose-bisphosphatase translates to MAMQRARQPIERNLAMELARVTEAAAMAAVRHMGMGDKELVDQAAVDAMRYTLGYVSMDGVVVIGEGEKDEAPMLYNGERIGNGEPPEVDIAVDPIDGTTLLSKGLPGAVAVVALSARGTMNVPGNVFYMNKIAVGPEAREAIDIEASVPQNLRSVAEAKGCSVTDLTVIMLDRPRHNELLAEVRAAGARVKLITDGDIVAGIQAALPGTGVDMLLGIGGSPEAVLTAAAIRCIGGEIICKAWPRDDAERQQAIADGVDLEKIYDTNDLVGGEDVFFSATGASTGDLLKGVLMQDGGARTQTLVMRSRSGTVRWIDSIHDFSRLDKIRFTE, encoded by the coding sequence ATGGCGATGCAGCGTGCCCGCCAACCTATCGAGCGCAACCTGGCGATGGAACTAGCCCGGGTGACAGAAGCTGCGGCGATGGCGGCCGTGCGCCACATGGGGATGGGCGACAAGGAGCTGGTGGACCAGGCCGCGGTGGACGCGATGCGCTACACGCTGGGCTACGTCTCGATGGATGGCGTGGTGGTCATCGGCGAGGGGGAGAAGGACGAGGCGCCGATGCTCTACAACGGCGAGCGCATCGGGAACGGGGAGCCGCCGGAGGTGGACATCGCCGTCGACCCGATCGACGGGACGACGCTGCTGTCGAAGGGGCTGCCGGGTGCGGTCGCGGTGGTCGCGCTTTCGGCTCGGGGCACCATGAACGTCCCGGGCAACGTCTTCTACATGAACAAGATCGCAGTTGGACCGGAGGCGCGCGAGGCCATCGACATCGAGGCGAGCGTGCCGCAGAACCTGCGAAGCGTGGCGGAGGCGAAGGGGTGCAGCGTCACCGACCTGACAGTCATCATGCTGGACCGGCCCCGGCACAACGAGTTGCTGGCGGAAGTGCGGGCAGCGGGCGCTCGCGTCAAGCTGATCACGGACGGCGACATTGTGGCGGGCATTCAGGCGGCGCTGCCGGGGACGGGCGTCGACATGCTGCTGGGCATCGGCGGGTCTCCCGAGGCGGTGCTGACGGCGGCGGCGATCCGGTGCATTGGCGGGGAGATCATCTGCAAGGCGTGGCCGCGCGACGACGCCGAGCGCCAGCAGGCAATCGCCGACGGCGTGGACTTGGAGAAGATCTACGACACCAACGACCTTGTGGGCGGGGAAGACGTTTTCTTCTCGGCGACGGGGGCGAGCACGGGGGACCTGCTCAAGGGCGTGCTGATGCAGGACGGCGGCGCGCGGACGCAGACGCTGGTGATGCGGTCGCGGTCCGGGACGGTGCGGTGGATAGACTCCATCCACGATTTCTCCCGGTTGGACAAGATCAGGTTTACGGAGTAG